The Nostoc sp. 'Lobaria pulmonaria (5183) cyanobiont' genome window below encodes:
- a CDS encoding type II secretion system F family protein, whose amino-acid sequence MPNYVARVRDSQGKSRTEKIVAESLVQARTNLRDQGFVVQELKQSQGFQPDVAFKNFQNSLVKVSVKDKAVFSRQFAVLMNAGVAIVRSLGVLSDQCSNTKLKQALVEISTDVQSGMNLSEAMRKHPDCFDGLYVSMIQAGEVGGVLDEVLNRLAKLLEDVARLQNQIKSALSYPTVVGFIAVAIFLGMTIFLIPIFATIFTQIGISLPPLTQFLMDASKFLRSPGAFVLLAALIGLKFAFTQYGKTPVGRITIDRFSLKMPLFGDLIQKSSVARFSRTFGSLTRSGVPILTCLEIVRDTSGNQVIANAIDAARMEIQQGGMISIALQKDAVFPAMAIQMISIGEETGELDAMLMKVADFYEDEVEQAVKAMTSILEPVMIVVLGGMVGTILLAMYLPMFAVFEKLG is encoded by the coding sequence ATGCCAAACTACGTTGCCCGTGTTCGCGACTCACAAGGAAAATCCCGAACAGAAAAAATTGTTGCTGAATCCTTGGTACAAGCTCGTACTAATCTTAGAGATCAAGGTTTTGTAGTTCAAGAACTCAAGCAATCTCAAGGATTTCAGCCAGATGTTGCCTTTAAAAACTTTCAAAATTCCTTAGTTAAGGTTTCTGTGAAAGACAAAGCCGTTTTTTCGCGTCAATTTGCTGTTTTGATGAATGCGGGAGTTGCGATCGTTAGAAGTCTGGGGGTGCTTTCCGACCAATGCAGTAATACTAAACTGAAACAGGCTCTTGTGGAAATTAGCACCGATGTTCAAAGCGGAATGAATCTTTCAGAGGCAATGCGGAAGCATCCTGACTGTTTTGATGGATTATACGTGAGTATGATTCAAGCTGGCGAAGTTGGTGGTGTTCTAGACGAAGTATTGAATCGTTTAGCTAAGTTGTTAGAAGATGTTGCGCGGTTACAAAACCAAATTAAATCAGCACTGTCTTATCCAACAGTTGTGGGTTTTATCGCAGTTGCTATTTTTCTGGGCATGACTATTTTTCTTATTCCAATTTTCGCCACGATTTTTACACAAATTGGAATCTCGTTACCACCTTTGACGCAATTCTTGATGGATGCTAGTAAGTTTTTGAGAAGTCCGGGTGCTTTCGTTCTTCTTGCTGCTCTTATCGGACTAAAATTTGCCTTTACACAATACGGTAAAACTCCTGTTGGCCGCATCACAATTGATCGTTTTTCCCTGAAGATGCCATTGTTTGGTGACTTAATTCAAAAATCTTCAGTTGCGCGCTTTAGCCGGACTTTTGGTTCTTTGACTCGTTCAGGTGTACCAATTTTAACTTGCTTAGAAATTGTCCGAGATACATCAGGAAACCAAGTGATTGCTAATGCCATAGACGCAGCCCGTATGGAGATTCAACAAGGAGGCATGATTAGCATTGCCTTACAAAAAGATGCCGTTTTTCCGGCTATGGCAATTCAGATGATTAGTATCGGAGAAGAAACTGGAGAATTAGATGCAATGTTAATGAAAGTTGCTGATTTCTATGAAGATGAAGTCGAGCAAGCAGTAAAAGCAATGACTAGTATTTTGGAACCGGTGATGATTGTAGTTCTAGGGGGAATGGTGGGAACTATTTTGCTAGCGATGTATCTGCCTATGTTTGCAGTATTTGAAAAGCTGGGATAA